A single region of the Nitrospirota bacterium genome encodes:
- a CDS encoding PBP1A family penicillin-binding protein: MRFKVVLILLVVLTGFLAGGFFAVAQGVPSIAELKKQRPTDGTKVYADDDTLIGEFKIEKGIFVPYDKVPAHLKNAVVAVEDSRFWRHKGIDYIGIARALVKDIMAASLKEGGSTITQQLAKILFLTPEKTIQRKLKEARLAMKLEKELSKKEILELYLNRVYFGHGAYGVEMASRTYFGKSVGQISLPEAAMLAGLIKAPTTYSPYNDLVRAKGRQEIVLARMEEEGFIKPSERTAAKTAALALSTARANTETYNYFLEYIRQQLEQKYGVETVYKGKLRVYTTLDKSAQANAQRALQEGLRQIDKMRGWRGPIGHREEIKEEMNAPRASFPIALGDIAAGVVISVGAKEAAIKARGITGTLMVGDALWASSVIDKSGKRVTHKDFKLTNILRRGDIVWVRFKNIAGRQVTFSLEQEPEVEGAVAAIEPETGYVRAIVGGYSFTKSEYNRALYAKRQPGSSFKPIIYAAALEHSFTPATVVNDAPVSYPGGAVGEWRPENYDRQYYGPTRLREALAFSRNIVTVKLIEAIGIDAVRSFAREIGIQAELPRELTIALGSTSVTPLELATVYATFANGGVRMNPITIKYITDAQGNVLESSDPEGIETVSPQTAFLMTSMMEDVISYGTGMRAAIGRPAAGKTGTSNDYKDAWFVGYTPQLVGCVWIGFDDMRRSLGSGIVGGKAAAPIWANFMKSTLAAEPLMPFAIPEGVIRVPIDPATGLLSPTGASEVFEYFRQGTEPREYGSGTGRVERTLASPSDVD; encoded by the coding sequence ATGCGGTTCAAGGTCGTTCTCATTCTTCTCGTCGTGCTCACCGGTTTTCTAGCAGGCGGTTTTTTCGCCGTTGCCCAGGGAGTCCCCTCGATAGCGGAGCTGAAGAAGCAGCGCCCTACCGACGGGACCAAGGTCTATGCCGACGACGATACGCTCATCGGCGAGTTCAAGATCGAGAAGGGCATCTTCGTGCCCTACGATAAAGTTCCGGCGCATCTGAAAAACGCCGTGGTCGCTGTCGAGGACTCCCGCTTCTGGCGCCACAAAGGGATCGACTACATCGGCATAGCCCGCGCGCTGGTAAAGGACATCATGGCCGCCAGTCTCAAGGAGGGCGGCAGCACCATCACCCAGCAGCTCGCGAAGATCCTCTTTCTCACCCCTGAAAAAACGATCCAGCGGAAGCTGAAAGAGGCCCGGCTCGCCATGAAGCTCGAAAAGGAGCTCTCGAAAAAAGAGATCCTCGAGCTCTACCTGAACCGTGTCTACTTCGGCCACGGCGCCTACGGCGTCGAGATGGCGTCGCGCACCTACTTCGGCAAATCCGTGGGACAGATCTCGCTCCCCGAGGCCGCCATGCTCGCCGGGCTCATCAAGGCGCCCACCACCTATTCCCCCTACAACGATCTCGTGCGGGCGAAAGGGCGGCAGGAGATCGTTCTGGCGCGGATGGAAGAGGAGGGATTCATCAAGCCCTCGGAGAGGACCGCGGCAAAGACAGCGGCCCTCGCGCTCTCGACAGCACGGGCGAACACCGAGACCTATAACTACTTCCTCGAATATATCAGGCAGCAGCTCGAACAGAAGTACGGGGTAGAGACCGTTTACAAGGGCAAGCTGCGGGTCTATACCACCCTCGACAAGAGCGCCCAGGCGAACGCCCAGCGGGCGCTCCAGGAGGGACTGCGGCAGATCGACAAGATGCGCGGCTGGCGCGGGCCGATAGGCCACAGGGAGGAGATCAAGGAGGAGATGAACGCGCCGAGGGCCTCCTTCCCGATCGCACTGGGAGATATCGCAGCCGGTGTCGTTATTTCGGTGGGCGCCAAGGAAGCGGCCATCAAGGCGCGGGGCATCACCGGCACGCTGATGGTCGGCGATGCGCTCTGGGCGAGCTCGGTCATCGACAAGAGCGGCAAGAGGGTAACCCATAAGGATTTCAAGCTCACGAATATCCTCCGGCGCGGCGACATCGTCTGGGTCAGGTTCAAGAACATTGCCGGAAGGCAGGTCACCTTCAGCCTCGAACAGGAGCCCGAGGTCGAAGGCGCCGTCGCCGCCATCGAGCCGGAGACCGGTTATGTGCGGGCCATTGTCGGTGGATACAGCTTCACCAAGAGCGAATACAACCGCGCCCTCTACGCAAAGCGGCAGCCGGGGTCGTCCTTCAAGCCCATTATCTACGCTGCCGCCCTGGAGCATAGCTTCACCCCGGCGACGGTGGTCAACGATGCGCCGGTCTCCTATCCCGGGGGCGCGGTGGGTGAGTGGAGACCCGAGAATTACGACCGCCAGTACTACGGCCCGACGCGGCTCCGGGAGGCGCTCGCCTTCTCGCGGAATATCGTCACGGTCAAGCTCATCGAAGCCATAGGCATCGATGCGGTCCGGTCGTTCGCCCGGGAGATCGGCATCCAGGCCGAGCTGCCCCGGGAGCTCACGATCGCCCTCGGCTCGACTAGTGTTACGCCCCTCGAGCTCGCTACTGTCTATGCCACGTTCGCCAACGGCGGGGTCAGGATGAATCCTATCACCATAAAATACATTACCGATGCCCAGGGCAACGTCCTCGAGAGCAGCGACCCCGAGGGCATCGAGACCGTATCGCCCCAGACCGCCTTCCTCATGACCTCCATGATGGAGGATGTCATCAGTTACGGCACGGGCATGCGGGCGGCGATCGGCAGGCCTGCTGCAGGGAAGACCGGGACGAGCAATGATTACAAGGACGCGTGGTTCGTAGGATACACTCCCCAGCTGGTGGGGTGTGTCTGGATCGGTTTCGACGATATGCGCCGCTCCCTCGGTTCGGGGATCGTCGGCGGAAAGGCGGCTGCGCCGATATGGGCCAATTTCATGAAGAGCACCCTCGCCGCCGAGCCGCTGATGCCGTTCGCCATTCCCGAAGGTGTCATCCGCGTCCCCATCGATCCGGCGACAGGGCTGCTGTCTCCTACGGGCGCCTCCGAGGTCTTCGAATATTTCAGGCAGGGGACAGAGCCGCGGGAGTACGGCTCGGGAACA
- the glgP gene encoding alpha-glucan family phosphorylase: MNYASIDAFTREPKIAYFSMEIGLRSDMPTYSGGLGVLAGDTIKSAADLKLPMVAVSILTRKGYFKQELDIYGRQTELPDELDPSRFMSPLKERVSVFVEGREVVVSSWMYLVESAAGGKIPIIYLDTDLPENAPQDRGITHYLYGGDAEYRLKQEIVLGLGGSRMLDELGFEIRKYHMNEGHSSLLTLELLKRHKRDIEEVWDERLVWDLEKVRSLCVFTTHTPVAAGHDKFPYDMVQRIVGEVIPRDALREFGGKEHLNMTLLALNLSNYINGVAKKHGEVSQSMFPGYAINAITNGVHSFTWTCDSFKRLYDKYLPGWANEPEIFVRVGRIPDDELWAAHMEAKRQLVDYVNRQTQAGMNYDTFTIGFARRATAYKRADLLFSDVDRLARIGEGRLQIVYAGKAHPRDESGKKLIQRIFEIKERLKDKVKIAFLENYNMDLALKIISGVDVWLNTPLRPLEASGTSGMKATHNGVPNFSILDGWWIEGHIEGYTGWAIGPSPEVPADPARDADDLYHKLEQVIIPAFYDEKRLWIRIMQNAIGKNAYYFNSHRMMRRYVTEAYIR, encoded by the coding sequence ATGAATTATGCATCGATCGATGCGTTTACTAGAGAACCGAAGATAGCCTACTTCTCGATGGAGATAGGATTGAGGAGCGATATGCCGACCTACAGCGGCGGCCTCGGCGTCCTCGCCGGAGACACGATCAAATCCGCTGCAGACCTGAAGCTCCCGATGGTCGCCGTATCCATCCTGACCCGGAAAGGCTACTTCAAGCAGGAGCTCGACATCTACGGCAGGCAGACGGAGCTGCCCGACGAGCTCGATCCCTCCCGCTTCATGTCCCCGCTCAAGGAGCGGGTGAGCGTCTTCGTGGAGGGACGGGAGGTCGTGGTCAGCTCCTGGATGTATCTTGTCGAGAGCGCGGCCGGCGGCAAGATACCGATCATCTATCTCGATACGGACCTGCCGGAGAACGCGCCCCAGGACCGGGGCATTACCCATTACCTCTACGGCGGAGACGCTGAATACCGTCTGAAGCAGGAGATCGTCCTCGGTTTGGGCGGGTCGCGGATGCTCGACGAACTCGGGTTCGAGATCAGAAAGTACCACATGAACGAAGGCCATTCGAGCCTCCTCACCCTCGAGCTGCTGAAGCGCCACAAGAGGGATATCGAGGAGGTATGGGACGAGCGCCTCGTGTGGGACCTCGAAAAGGTGCGGAGCCTCTGTGTCTTCACGACCCATACGCCCGTCGCCGCAGGCCACGATAAGTTCCCGTACGACATGGTCCAGCGTATCGTGGGCGAGGTCATTCCCCGCGATGCGCTCAGGGAGTTCGGGGGCAAGGAGCATCTCAACATGACCCTGCTGGCCCTGAACCTCAGCAACTATATCAACGGCGTCGCCAAAAAGCACGGCGAGGTGTCGCAGAGCATGTTCCCGGGGTACGCGATCAACGCCATTACCAACGGCGTCCACTCCTTCACCTGGACCTGCGACAGCTTCAAGCGGCTCTACGACAAGTATCTTCCCGGCTGGGCGAACGAGCCCGAGATATTCGTCCGCGTAGGCCGCATCCCCGACGACGAGCTCTGGGCAGCGCATATGGAGGCGAAGCGCCAGCTCGTCGATTACGTCAACCGCCAGACGCAGGCCGGCATGAACTACGACACCTTCACCATCGGCTTTGCCCGCAGGGCGACTGCGTATAAGCGCGCCGACCTCCTCTTCAGCGACGTGGACCGGCTGGCGCGCATCGGGGAGGGCAGGTTGCAGATCGTGTATGCGGGAAAGGCCCATCCGCGGGACGAGTCAGGGAAAAAGCTGATTCAACGGATCTTCGAGATCAAGGAGCGGCTGAAAGACAAGGTGAAGATCGCGTTCCTGGAGAATTACAATATGGACCTCGCGCTGAAGATCATCTCGGGTGTCGATGTCTGGCTGAACACCCCTTTGCGGCCCCTCGAGGCATCGGGCACGAGCGGGATGAAGGCGACCCATAACGGCGTCCCGAACTTCAGCATCCTCGACGGATGGTGGATCGAGGGGCATATCGAGGGATACACGGGCTGGGCGATCGGCCCCTCGCCGGAAGTGCCGGCAGACCCTGCCCGCGATGCCGACGACCTCTACCACAAGCTGGAGCAGGTGATCATCCCGGCGTTCTACGACGAGAAGCGGCTCTGGATACGGATCATGCAGAACGCCATCGGAAAGAACGCCTACTACTTCAACTCCCACCGCATGATGCGCCGCTACGTCACCGAAGCGTATATACGATAA
- a CDS encoding methylated-DNA--[protein]-cysteine S-methyltransferase yields MRFDVYRYKSPWGALYCVFDGPFLAELAIKERPLSLETSPLSSIPPLTGPFAVELDRYFEGTLERFSQRVKLVMGTPFEQRVWRALGRIPYGETRSYKWIAEQAGSPAGFRAAGQALGKNPLPIIVPCHRVVAADGSVGGFSCGIEVKQWLLEHEKTSKKQEF; encoded by the coding sequence GTGAGGTTCGATGTCTACCGGTATAAAAGTCCCTGGGGAGCTCTGTATTGCGTGTTCGACGGGCCTTTTCTCGCAGAGCTCGCCATAAAGGAGAGGCCGCTCTCTCTCGAGACGTCCCCGCTCTCGTCGATACCGCCGCTGACAGGCCCCTTTGCTGTGGAGCTGGACAGGTATTTCGAGGGGACGCTCGAACGGTTCTCCCAGAGAGTGAAGCTCGTGATGGGCACGCCGTTCGAGCAGAGGGTCTGGCGCGCGCTCGGCCGTATCCCCTACGGCGAGACGCGGTCGTACAAGTGGATCGCGGAGCAGGCCGGCAGCCCGGCGGGGTTCAGGGCGGCAGGACAGGCGCTCGGGAAGAACCCGCTCCCGATCATCGTCCCCTGCCACCGCGTGGTCGCTGCCGACGGCTCCGTCGGAGGCTTTTCGTGCGGCATAGAAGTAAAGCAGTGGCTGCTCGAGCATGAAAAGACGAGTAAGAAGCAAGAATTCTGA